One window of Streptomyces sp. FIT100 genomic DNA carries:
- a CDS encoding stage II sporulation protein M, with protein sequence MDLDVFVMTHRAEWDRLDHLLRRGRRLTGAEADELVALYQRTATHLSLIQSSAPDPMITGRLTQLVARARSTVTGTRRATWRDVAHFLTAGFPAAIYRSRHWWVPTAVLSTLVAAIIGWWIGTHPEVQSAIAAPGELRELTRPGGEYETYYSSHPAASFAAQVWTNNAQAAAMCLVLGAFLCLPVLWILFLNMANLGIGIGLMSSADRLDTFLGLVLPHGLLELTAVFVAAGTGLRLGWTLIDPGPQSRRTAMAQQGRAALGMAMGLALVLFVAGVIEGFVTPSGLPTWARIAIGIVAELAFLAYVYVLGRRAAVAGDVGDLDASERSAELPTAA encoded by the coding sequence ATGGACCTCGACGTCTTCGTCATGACCCACCGCGCGGAGTGGGACCGCCTGGACCACCTCCTGCGCCGCGGCCGTCGGCTCACCGGCGCCGAGGCGGACGAACTCGTCGCCCTCTACCAGCGCACTGCCACGCACCTCTCCCTTATTCAGTCCAGCGCGCCCGACCCCATGATCACGGGCCGTCTCACCCAGCTCGTCGCACGCGCCCGCTCCACGGTCACCGGCACCCGGCGCGCCACCTGGCGCGACGTCGCCCACTTCCTGACCGCCGGTTTCCCGGCAGCGATATACCGCTCCCGCCACTGGTGGGTCCCGACCGCCGTCCTCTCCACCCTCGTCGCCGCGATCATCGGCTGGTGGATCGGCACGCATCCCGAGGTCCAGTCGGCCATCGCCGCCCCGGGCGAGCTGCGTGAGCTCACACGCCCGGGTGGCGAGTACGAGACGTACTACTCGAGCCACCCCGCGGCCTCCTTCGCCGCCCAGGTATGGACGAACAACGCGCAGGCCGCCGCCATGTGCCTGGTCCTCGGCGCGTTCCTCTGCCTCCCTGTCCTCTGGATCCTCTTCCTCAACATGGCCAACCTGGGCATAGGCATCGGCCTCATGTCCTCGGCCGACCGCCTCGACACCTTCCTCGGCCTCGTCCTCCCGCACGGCCTGCTCGAACTGACGGCCGTGTTTGTCGCCGCCGGTACGGGACTCCGCCTCGGCTGGACCCTCATCGACCCCGGCCCGCAATCCCGCCGTACGGCCATGGCCCAGCAGGGCCGCGCCGCCCTCGGCATGGCCATGGGCCTCGCCCTGGTCCTCTTCGTCGCCGGTGTGATCGAAGGCTTCGTCACCCCGTCCGGACTCCCCACCTGGGCTCGCATCGCCATCGGCATCGTCGCCGAGCTCGCCTTCCTCGCGTACGTCTACGTCCTCGGCCGCCGCGCGGCTGTTGCCGGGGACGTGGGCGACCTCGACGCCTCGGAACGCAGCGCGGAGCTCCCGACGGCCGCCTGA
- a CDS encoding RDD family protein, producing the protein MSGVVTGDAVVLGLRPARLPSRALALAIDLAVVWTAYLLISLGLAIATASLDEAAVMAVSIATFVLVLVGAPIAVETLSRGRSLGKLACGLRVVRDDGGPIRFRHALVRGAMGVVEILLTFGVVACIASLVSARGRRIGDVFAGTLVVRERVPAARAAAVPPPPPWLVGRFAGLDLSGVPDDLWLAIRQYLTRMHQLDAEVSWSLAGRLAGDLAARTGAPAPEGVPAAAYLAAVVNERQARDARRAVAAVSAGPAHAVPQARPADSAAGHAKQVGHTKPVGHADPVAHTAPHPGPGTAAGLRQGAVPASPAEPAPVPPPATGFAPPA; encoded by the coding sequence GTGAGCGGGGTTGTGACGGGGGACGCGGTCGTACTGGGGCTTCGCCCGGCGAGGCTGCCCAGTCGGGCGCTGGCGCTCGCGATCGATCTCGCCGTGGTGTGGACGGCGTACCTGCTGATATCCCTCGGCCTCGCGATCGCCACGGCGTCGCTGGACGAGGCCGCGGTCATGGCGGTGTCGATCGCGACGTTCGTGCTGGTGCTCGTGGGGGCGCCGATCGCGGTGGAGACGCTCAGCCGGGGGCGCTCGCTGGGGAAACTGGCCTGCGGGTTGAGGGTGGTACGTGACGACGGGGGGCCGATCCGGTTCCGGCACGCGCTCGTGCGAGGGGCGATGGGCGTGGTGGAGATCCTCCTGACGTTCGGGGTCGTCGCGTGCATCGCTTCGCTGGTGTCCGCGCGGGGGCGGCGCATCGGCGATGTGTTCGCGGGGACGCTCGTCGTGCGGGAACGGGTGCCTGCGGCGCGGGCCGCTGCGGTGCCTCCTCCGCCGCCTTGGCTGGTGGGACGCTTCGCAGGGCTGGATCTTTCCGGGGTGCCGGACGATCTGTGGCTGGCGATACGGCAGTACCTGACACGCATGCACCAGCTCGACGCGGAGGTGAGCTGGTCGCTGGCGGGGCGGCTGGCCGGTGATCTGGCGGCGCGGACCGGGGCACCGGCGCCTGAGGGGGTACCCGCCGCGGCCTATCTGGCGGCCGTGGTGAATGAGCGGCAGGCACGGGACGCGCGCAGAGCGGTTGCCGCGGTTTCGGCGGGGCCGGCCCACGCCGTGCCACAGGCACGACCCGCCGATTCGGCCGCCGGTCACGCCAAGCAGGTCGGTCACACCAAGCCGGTGGGTCACGCCGATCCCGTCGCTCACACCGCCCCTCACCCGGGGCCTGGTACTGCCGCGGGTCTGCGTCAGGGCGCCGTTCCCGCTTCGCCGGCCGAACCTGCCCCTGTGCCGCCGCCCGCGACCGGATTCGCGCCGCCCGCCTGA
- the ahcY gene encoding adenosylhomocysteinase gives MTTVAAGQDFKVADLSLADFGRKEITLAEHEMPGLMAIRKEYAASQPLAGARVTGSLHMTVQTAVLIETLVALGAEVRWASCNIFSTQDHAAAAIAVGPNGTPDNPQGVPVFAWKGETLEEYWWCTEQALTWPNSSTGGPNMILDDGGDATLLVHKGVEFEKAGEAPDPATADSEEYGYILRLLNRTLSENPQKWTLLASEIRGVTEETTTGVHRLYEMQREGTLLFPAINVNDAVTKSKFDNKYGCRHSLVDGINRATDVLIGGKTVVVCGYGDVGKGCAESLRGQGARVIITEIDPICALQAAMDGYQVTTLDEVIDKADIFVTATGNKDIIMATDMAKMKHQAIVGNIGHFDNEIDMAGLAKLPGIVKDEVKPQVHTWTFPDGKVIIVLSEGRLLNLGNATGHPSFVMSNSFADQTLAQIELFTKPEEYPTDVYVLPKHLDEKVARLHLDSLGVKLTTLRPEQATYIGVEVEGPYKPDHYRY, from the coding sequence ATGACGACTGTCGCCGCCGGTCAGGACTTCAAGGTCGCCGACCTTTCCCTCGCCGACTTCGGCCGCAAGGAGATCACCCTCGCCGAGCACGAGATGCCCGGTCTGATGGCGATCCGCAAGGAGTACGCGGCATCGCAGCCGCTCGCCGGCGCCCGTGTCACCGGCTCCCTGCACATGACAGTGCAGACCGCCGTCCTCATCGAGACCCTGGTCGCCCTGGGCGCCGAGGTCCGCTGGGCGTCCTGCAACATCTTCTCCACCCAGGACCACGCCGCGGCCGCCATCGCCGTCGGCCCGAACGGCACGCCGGACAACCCTCAGGGCGTCCCGGTCTTCGCCTGGAAGGGCGAGACCCTCGAAGAGTACTGGTGGTGCACCGAGCAGGCCCTGACCTGGCCGAACTCGTCCACCGGCGGCCCGAACATGATCCTGGACGACGGCGGCGACGCCACGCTCCTGGTCCACAAGGGCGTCGAGTTCGAGAAGGCCGGCGAGGCCCCGGACCCGGCGACGGCGGACAGCGAGGAGTACGGCTACATCCTCCGCCTGCTCAACCGCACCCTCTCGGAGAACCCGCAGAAGTGGACGCTCCTGGCGTCCGAGATCCGCGGTGTCACCGAGGAGACCACGACCGGTGTCCACCGTCTCTACGAGATGCAGCGCGAAGGCACCCTCCTCTTCCCGGCGATCAACGTCAACGACGCGGTCACCAAGTCCAAGTTCGACAACAAGTACGGCTGCCGCCACTCGCTCGTCGACGGCATCAACCGCGCCACCGACGTCCTGATCGGCGGCAAGACCGTGGTCGTCTGCGGCTACGGCGATGTCGGCAAGGGCTGTGCGGAGTCCCTGCGCGGCCAGGGCGCCCGCGTGATCATCACCGAGATCGACCCGATCTGCGCACTGCAGGCGGCGATGGACGGCTACCAGGTCACGACCCTCGACGAGGTCATCGACAAGGCCGACATCTTCGTCACGGCGACGGGCAACAAGGACATCATCATGGCCACGGACATGGCCAAGATGAAGCACCAGGCGATCGTCGGCAACATCGGTCACTTCGACAACGAGATCGACATGGCCGGCCTCGCCAAGCTCCCGGGCATCGTCAAGGACGAGGTGAAGCCGCAGGTCCACACCTGGACCTTCCCGGACGGCAAGGTGATCATCGTGCTGTCCGAGGGCCGCCTGCTGAACCTGGGCAACGCGACCGGTCACCCCTCCTTCGTGATGTCGAACTCGTTCGCGGACCAGACCCTGGCCCAGATCGAGCTGTTCACCAAGCCGGAGGAGTACCCGACCGACGTCTACGTGCTGCCCAAGCACCTGGACGAGAAGGTCGCCCGCCTCCACCTCGACTCGCTCGGCGTGAAGCTCACCACGCTCCGCCCCGAGCAGGCCACCTACATCGGCGTCGAGGTCGAGGGTCCGTACAAGCCGGACCACTACCGTTACTGA
- a CDS encoding fructose-specific PTS transporter subunit EIIC has translation MTACPTGIAHTYMAAEKLAQAADALGVDIKVETQGSIGAENVLSDNDVRNADGVIIAADKDVDRSRFVGKRVLAVGVAEGIRHPERLIEQVQSAPVHGAAGAADGGSGSGAVEPVGTGGGAGRERSVAYKALMNGVSYMIPFVVVGGLLIAISLALGGHATPEGYAIPEGSFWESVFKIGEIGFQLMVPILSGYIAYAIADRPALVPGMIGGWIANTGALYDSEAGAGFIGAIVTGFLAGYLVLWIKKVKVPKFAQPIMPIIVIPIVATSALGLFFIYVIGKPIAWVFEHLTGWLSGMTGTSAILLGAILGLMIAFDMGGPVNKTAFLFGAGLIATGNQTVMGMCAAAIPVMPLGQGLATLIRRKLYSEQERETGMAALFMGFFGISEGAIPFAAARPAQVIPANMLGGAVAGALAGLAGVKDAVPHGGPIVAVLGAVGGVPMFFLAIAAGTVVTAITTNALISIKERGAGRAPAISPVPVPAGVPVAAMAEPVFAGVGAGGARTPAPAAPVAVPAAEAEPGNETEAAPEAEVLSGYLTRQTVKVRLDAHEKDAAIREMAAMLATTGRVADPEELVRAAFAREEQGTTGLGEEIAIPHAKTDAVTAPVVGFARSTEGVEWGSLDGTKARLIFMITVPEAAAGDEHLRILAMLSRKLMDADFRERLMDAPDEPAVMRVLAEIQ, from the coding sequence GTGACGGCCTGCCCGACAGGCATCGCCCACACCTACATGGCCGCGGAGAAACTCGCGCAGGCTGCGGACGCGCTCGGCGTCGATATCAAGGTGGAGACCCAAGGGTCCATCGGGGCCGAGAATGTTCTCTCCGACAACGATGTCAGAAACGCGGACGGCGTCATCATCGCCGCCGACAAGGACGTCGACCGCAGCCGCTTCGTCGGGAAGCGGGTGCTGGCCGTCGGGGTGGCCGAGGGCATCCGTCACCCGGAGCGGCTGATCGAGCAGGTACAGAGCGCGCCCGTGCACGGGGCGGCCGGGGCGGCTGACGGCGGCAGCGGCAGCGGTGCCGTCGAGCCGGTCGGCACGGGCGGCGGCGCCGGCCGGGAGCGGAGCGTCGCGTACAAGGCGCTGATGAACGGTGTCTCGTACATGATCCCGTTCGTCGTGGTCGGCGGGCTGCTGATCGCCATCTCGCTGGCGCTCGGCGGGCACGCGACCCCGGAGGGCTACGCGATCCCGGAGGGCTCGTTCTGGGAGAGCGTCTTCAAGATCGGTGAGATCGGCTTCCAGCTGATGGTGCCGATCCTGTCCGGGTACATCGCGTACGCCATCGCGGACCGGCCGGCGCTGGTCCCCGGAATGATCGGCGGCTGGATCGCGAACACCGGGGCGCTGTACGACTCCGAGGCGGGCGCCGGATTCATCGGCGCGATCGTCACCGGCTTCCTCGCCGGCTACCTGGTCCTGTGGATCAAGAAGGTCAAGGTCCCGAAGTTCGCCCAGCCGATCATGCCGATCATCGTGATCCCGATCGTGGCGACGTCGGCGCTCGGGCTCTTCTTCATCTACGTCATCGGCAAGCCGATCGCCTGGGTCTTCGAGCATCTGACCGGCTGGCTGAGCGGGATGACCGGCACGAGCGCGATCCTGCTCGGCGCGATCCTGGGCCTCATGATCGCCTTCGACATGGGCGGACCGGTCAACAAGACGGCGTTCCTCTTCGGTGCGGGGCTCATCGCGACCGGCAACCAGACGGTCATGGGCATGTGCGCGGCGGCCATCCCGGTCATGCCGCTCGGCCAGGGGCTCGCGACGCTGATCCGGCGCAAGCTGTACTCCGAGCAGGAGCGCGAGACCGGCATGGCGGCGCTGTTCATGGGCTTCTTCGGGATATCCGAGGGTGCGATCCCGTTCGCCGCGGCGCGGCCCGCGCAGGTGATCCCGGCGAACATGCTGGGCGGCGCGGTGGCAGGTGCCCTCGCAGGGCTCGCGGGTGTCAAGGACGCGGTGCCGCACGGCGGTCCCATCGTGGCCGTGCTGGGCGCTGTCGGCGGCGTGCCGATGTTCTTCCTGGCGATCGCGGCCGGCACCGTGGTCACGGCGATCACCACGAACGCGCTGATCAGCATCAAGGAGCGCGGTGCCGGACGCGCCCCGGCCATCTCGCCGGTGCCGGTTCCCGCCGGGGTGCCGGTTGCGGCCATGGCGGAGCCGGTGTTCGCGGGTGTGGGTGCCGGTGGCGCCCGTACACCCGCGCCCGCTGCCCCCGTCGCAGTCCCTGCCGCCGAGGCCGAGCCCGGCAACGAGACCGAAGCCGCGCCCGAGGCCGAGGTGCTCTCCGGTTACCTCACCAGGCAGACCGTGAAGGTGCGGCTCGACGCCCACGAGAAGGACGCCGCCATCCGCGAGATGGCGGCAATGCTCGCGACGACCGGCAGGGTCGCGGACCCGGAGGAGCTGGTGCGGGCCGCGTTCGCCCGCGAGGAGCAGGGGACGACCGGCCTCGGCGAGGAGATCGCCATCCCGCACGCCAAGACGGACGCGGTGACCGCCCCTGTCGTCGGCTTCGCCCGCTCGACCGAGGGCGTGGAGTGGGGCTCGCTCGACGGCACGAAGGCCCGGCTGATCTTCATGATCACGGTGCCGGAGGCCGCCGCGGGCGACGAGCACCTGCGGATCCTGGCGATGCTGTCGCGCAAGCTGATGGACGCGGACTTCCGGGAGCGGCTGATGGACGCGCCGGACGAGCCCGCGGTCATGAGGGTGCTGGCGGAGATCCAGTAG
- a CDS encoding cation diffusion facilitator family transporter gives MSASGGTKAIVAALAANLAIAVAKFVAFLFSGSSSMLAESVHSLADSGNQGLLLLGGKKAQRVATPEHPFGYGRERYIYAFLVSIVLFSVGGMFAIYEGYEKINHPHAIEDWYWPIGVLVFAIIAETFSFRTAIKESNVLRGRRSWKEFVRHAKAPELPVVLLEDLGALVGLILALGGVGLALLTGNGVWDGIGTLCIGVLLILIALVLAAETKSLLLGEAAGLEDVEKIKAAVVDGDNVTGIIHMRTLHLGPEELLVAAKVAVRHDNTAAQVAEAINAAEDRIRSAVPIARVIYLEPDVYSETAAAAGPDPAKTPGGPGPGTAH, from the coding sequence ATGAGCGCGTCAGGCGGAACCAAGGCCATCGTGGCGGCACTTGCCGCGAACCTCGCGATCGCTGTAGCCAAGTTCGTGGCGTTCCTCTTCAGCGGCTCCTCGTCGATGCTCGCGGAGAGCGTCCACTCGCTCGCCGACTCGGGCAACCAGGGCCTGCTGCTCCTCGGCGGCAAGAAGGCGCAGCGCGTGGCCACGCCGGAGCACCCCTTCGGCTACGGCCGTGAGCGCTACATCTACGCCTTCCTCGTCTCGATCGTCCTCTTCTCGGTCGGCGGCATGTTCGCCATCTACGAGGGCTACGAGAAGATCAACCACCCGCACGCGATCGAGGACTGGTACTGGCCCATCGGCGTGCTCGTCTTCGCGATCATCGCCGAGACGTTCTCGTTCCGTACGGCCATCAAGGAGTCCAACGTCCTGCGTGGCAGGCGCTCCTGGAAGGAGTTCGTCCGCCATGCGAAGGCCCCCGAGCTCCCCGTCGTCCTCCTGGAGGACCTCGGCGCGCTCGTCGGTCTGATCCTCGCGCTCGGCGGTGTCGGGCTCGCGCTCCTCACCGGCAACGGCGTCTGGGACGGCATCGGCACGCTCTGCATCGGCGTCCTGCTCATCCTGATCGCCCTCGTCCTCGCGGCCGAGACCAAGTCGCTGCTCCTCGGCGAGGCCGCCGGCCTGGAGGACGTCGAGAAGATCAAGGCGGCGGTCGTCGACGGCGACAACGTCACCGGCATCATCCACATGCGCACGCTCCACCTCGGCCCGGAGGAGCTGCTCGTCGCCGCCAAGGTCGCCGTACGGCACGACAACACGGCCGCCCAGGTCGCCGAGGCCATCAACGCCGCCGAGGACCGCATCCGCAGCGCCGTCCCGATCGCCCGCGTCATCTACCTGGAGCCGGACGTCTACAGCGAGACCGCGGCCGCGGCCGGCCCCGACCCGGCCAAGACCCCGGGCGGCCCGGGGCCGGGCACGGCGCACTGA
- the manA gene encoding mannose-6-phosphate isomerase, class I, whose protein sequence is MDRLSNTVRPYAWGSTTLIPELLGTAPTGEPQAEMWMGAHPGAPSGTDRGALHHLIAADPVGELGADSAGKFGPRLPFLLKLLAAGAPLSLQVHPDLAQAKEGYAAEERAGIPIDAPHRNYKDDNHKPELVCALTPFDGLCGFRAPVEAADFLDGLGIDSLKPYADLLHAHPEEAALREVLTALLGADREEMAHTVTEAAVAAERLGGAYAPYAAIAHHFPGDPGVIAAMLLNHVRLQPGEALFLGAGVPHAYLGGLGVEIMANSDNVLRCGLTPKHVDVPELLRIVRFEASDPGVLRPEASPSGEEVYETPIDEFRLSRYVRAEGAAPTDVTAPTPQILLATAGRPKASGPTGEFTLAPGESVFVPAGETAELSGTGTVFRATVVA, encoded by the coding sequence ATGGACCGCCTCTCCAACACCGTGCGCCCCTACGCCTGGGGTTCCACGACCCTCATCCCGGAACTCCTCGGCACCGCCCCCACCGGCGAACCGCAGGCCGAGATGTGGATGGGCGCCCACCCAGGGGCGCCCTCCGGAACCGACCGCGGTGCCCTGCACCACCTCATCGCCGCCGACCCCGTGGGCGAACTCGGCGCGGACTCCGCCGGCAAGTTCGGCCCCCGCCTCCCGTTCCTGCTCAAGCTGCTCGCGGCCGGCGCCCCGCTCTCCCTCCAGGTCCACCCGGACCTCGCCCAGGCGAAGGAGGGGTACGCCGCCGAGGAGCGCGCAGGCATCCCGATCGACGCGCCCCACCGCAACTACAAGGACGACAACCACAAGCCCGAGCTGGTCTGCGCCCTCACCCCGTTCGACGGCCTGTGCGGCTTCCGTGCGCCCGTCGAGGCCGCCGACTTCCTCGACGGCCTCGGCATCGACTCGCTCAAGCCGTACGCCGACCTCCTCCACGCCCACCCCGAGGAGGCCGCCCTCCGCGAGGTCCTCACCGCCCTCCTCGGCGCCGACCGCGAGGAGATGGCCCACACCGTCACCGAGGCCGCGGTCGCCGCGGAACGCCTCGGCGGCGCGTACGCCCCGTACGCGGCCATCGCGCACCACTTCCCCGGTGACCCGGGCGTCATCGCCGCCATGCTGCTCAACCACGTACGCCTCCAGCCCGGAGAGGCCCTCTTCCTCGGCGCCGGCGTCCCGCACGCGTACCTCGGCGGCCTCGGCGTCGAGATCATGGCCAACTCCGACAACGTGCTGCGCTGCGGACTGACCCCCAAGCACGTCGACGTGCCCGAACTCCTGCGCATCGTCCGCTTCGAGGCGTCCGACCCGGGAGTGCTGCGCCCGGAGGCGTCCCCCTCCGGCGAGGAGGTGTACGAGACGCCGATCGACGAGTTCCGGCTCTCCCGCTACGTACGGGCGGAGGGCGCGGCTCCCACCGACGTCACCGCACCCACGCCCCAGATCCTGCTGGCGACGGCGGGCCGGCCGAAGGCATCCGGTCCCACGGGCGAATTCACGCTCGCCCCCGGCGAGTCGGTCTTCGTCCCGGCGGGCGAAACGGCCGAACTGTCCGGTACGGGCACCGTCTTCCGCGCCACCGTGGTGGCCTGA
- a CDS encoding SIS domain-containing protein has product MLDESLLDAPEALARADRRGLLRGAAEAGARVRTAARHAAEAGIAELTPEGRPRVVLIAGPGTAANGVADLVAALAGPTAPVTRLDPTGVAPAAGALRWTLPGWAGSVDLLLVVTTDGSEPGLALLAEQAYRRGCTVVAVAPQRSPLSEAVDGVHGLVVPMATAPYELYEETQAAASPGALWALFTPLLALLDRVGLLTAPPDALQSVADRLDSTAERCGPAIATYSNPAKTLAAELADTLPLIWTEGTAAPVGRRFAAVLAELAGLPALSAQLPEALPAHGVLLAGDFAAGADPDDFFRDRVEEPQALRARVLLLRDRSDGGLTAAPAARELALSHDTAISELGPEEGSSELETLAELLAVTDFAAGYLALATSGHA; this is encoded by the coding sequence ATGCTCGACGAGTCACTCCTCGATGCGCCGGAAGCCCTCGCCCGCGCCGACCGCCGCGGTCTGCTCCGCGGCGCCGCGGAGGCCGGGGCGCGCGTCCGTACCGCCGCCCGGCACGCCGCCGAGGCCGGTATCGCCGAGCTGACGCCCGAAGGCCGCCCCCGCGTCGTCCTCATCGCGGGCCCCGGCACCGCCGCCAACGGCGTCGCGGACCTCGTCGCCGCACTCGCCGGACCCACCGCACCGGTCACCCGGCTGGACCCCACCGGCGTGGCACCCGCCGCCGGCGCCCTGCGCTGGACGCTCCCCGGCTGGGCCGGCTCGGTGGACCTGCTGCTCGTCGTCACCACCGACGGCTCCGAGCCGGGCCTCGCCCTCCTTGCCGAGCAGGCGTACCGCCGCGGCTGCACCGTCGTCGCCGTCGCCCCGCAGCGCTCCCCGTTGTCCGAGGCCGTCGACGGCGTCCACGGGCTCGTCGTCCCGATGGCGACCGCCCCGTACGAGCTGTACGAGGAGACCCAGGCCGCGGCCAGCCCCGGCGCGCTCTGGGCGCTGTTCACGCCGCTGCTCGCGCTCCTGGACCGTGTCGGCCTGCTCACCGCGCCCCCCGACGCCCTCCAGAGCGTCGCCGACCGCCTCGACAGCACCGCCGAGCGCTGCGGCCCGGCCATCGCGACCTACAGCAACCCCGCCAAGACGCTCGCCGCGGAGCTCGCCGACACCCTCCCGCTCATCTGGACCGAGGGCACCGCGGCCCCCGTGGGCCGCCGGTTCGCCGCCGTACTGGCCGAACTCGCCGGCCTTCCCGCCCTTTCCGCCCAGCTCCCCGAGGCGCTTCCGGCCCACGGCGTGCTGCTCGCGGGGGACTTCGCGGCGGGCGCCGACCCCGATGACTTCTTCCGGGACCGCGTGGAGGAACCCCAGGCCCTGCGCGCCCGCGTCCTGCTGCTGCGCGACCGCTCCGACGGCGGCCTCACCGCGGCCCCGGCCGCCCGCGAGCTGGCCCTCAGCCACGACACGGCCATCAGCGAGCTGGGGCCGGAAGAGGGCAGCAGCGAGCTGGAGACCCTGGCCGAACTCCTCGCCGTGACCGACTTCGCCGCGGGCTATCTGGCCCTGGCGACCAGCGGCCACGCCTGA
- a CDS encoding Trm112 family protein: protein MPLEAGLLEILACPACHAPLTDETAADTPELICTGKDCGLGYPVRDGIPVLLVDEARRPA from the coding sequence ATGCCGCTCGAAGCCGGTCTCCTGGAGATCCTCGCCTGCCCGGCCTGCCACGCCCCGCTCACCGACGAGACGGCGGCCGACACGCCCGAGCTGATCTGCACCGGTAAGGACTGCGGCCTGGGTTACCCCGTACGTGACGGGATCCCGGTCCTCCTCGTCGACGAGGCCCGCCGCCCCGCGTAA
- a CDS encoding phosphomannomutase/phosphoglucomutase, whose translation MAATAADLSQIVKAYDIRGVVPDQWDEELAELLGASFVEVTGADAIAIGHDMRPSSPGLSAAFARGACARGADVTLIGLCSTDQLYFASGHLGLPGAMFTASHNPAQYNGIKLCRAGATPVGQDSGLGEIRALVESWRKSGALAPVATPGTVSERDTLAEYGAHLRSLVELGSLRPLKVVVDAGNGMGGHTVPTVLAGLPVELVPMYFELDGTFPNHEANPLDPKNLVDLQARVRAEGADIGIAFDGDADRCFVVDEQGEPVSPSAITALVAARELEKHPGGTVIHNLITSWSVPEVVREHGGTPVRTRVGHSFIKEEMARTGAIFGGEHSAHYYFRDFWNADTGMLAALHVLAALGTQDRPLSALVARYDRYRGSGEINSTVADQTARTAFVRAAFEGREDVTVDTLDGLTIATDTWWFNLRPSNTEPLLRLNVEARDETVLIAVRDEVLGLVRGE comes from the coding sequence GTGGCTGCAACTGCTGCTGATCTGTCGCAGATCGTGAAGGCGTACGACATCCGCGGGGTGGTGCCGGATCAGTGGGACGAGGAGCTCGCCGAGCTGCTCGGCGCCTCCTTCGTCGAGGTGACGGGCGCGGACGCGATCGCCATCGGCCATGACATGCGCCCTTCGTCGCCGGGACTGTCGGCGGCCTTCGCGCGCGGCGCCTGCGCCCGCGGCGCGGACGTCACGCTGATCGGACTCTGCTCCACCGACCAGCTGTACTTCGCCTCCGGCCACCTCGGGCTGCCGGGCGCCATGTTCACGGCCTCGCACAACCCCGCGCAGTACAACGGCATCAAGCTGTGCCGGGCCGGCGCGACCCCGGTGGGCCAGGACAGCGGGCTCGGCGAGATCCGCGCCCTGGTCGAGTCCTGGCGCAAGTCGGGCGCCCTCGCACCGGTCGCGACCCCGGGCACCGTGAGCGAGCGCGACACGCTCGCCGAGTACGGGGCCCACCTCCGCTCCCTCGTGGAGCTCGGCTCCCTGCGCCCCCTCAAGGTCGTCGTGGACGCGGGCAACGGAATGGGCGGCCACACGGTCCCCACGGTCCTCGCCGGGCTGCCCGTCGAGCTCGTCCCGATGTACTTCGAGCTGGACGGCACCTTCCCGAACCACGAGGCCAACCCGCTCGACCCGAAGAACCTCGTCGACCTCCAGGCCCGCGTGCGCGCCGAGGGCGCCGACATCGGCATCGCCTTCGACGGCGACGCCGACCGCTGCTTCGTCGTGGACGAACAGGGCGAGCCGGTCTCGCCGTCGGCGATCACCGCACTGGTCGCGGCGCGCGAGCTGGAGAAGCACCCCGGCGGCACGGTCATCCACAACCTGATCACCTCGTGGTCGGTGCCGGAGGTCGTACGCGAGCACGGCGGCACGCCGGTCCGCACCCGCGTCGGCCACTCCTTCATCAAGGAGGAGATGGCCCGCACGGGGGCGATCTTCGGCGGGGAGCACTCCGCCCACTACTACTTCCGCGACTTCTGGAACGCCGACACGGGCATGCTCGCCGCCCTCCATGTGCTGGCCGCCCTCGGCACCCAGGACCGCCCGCTGTCCGCGCTGGTCGCCCGCTACGACCGCTACCGCGGATCCGGCGAGATCAACTCCACGGTCGCCGACCAGACCGCCCGCACGGCGTTCGTCCGGGCCGCCTTCGAGGGCCGCGAGGACGTCACCGTCGACACCCTCGACGGCCTGACGATCGCGACCGACACCTGGTGGTTCAACCTCCGCCCCTCCAACACGGAGCCGCTCCTGCGCCTCAACGTCGAGGCCCGGGACGAGACCGTCCTGATCGCCGTGCGCGACGAGGTCCTGGGCCTGGTGCGGGGCGAGTGA
- a CDS encoding DUF3499 domain-containing protein, which yields MESRRGPLKSAVPSNVVSPVRRCSRTACGRPAVATLTYVYADSTAVLGPLATYAEPHCYDLCAEHSERLTAPRGWEVVRLADCSAPARPSGDDLEALANAVREAARPQERAAEAGGAGAGPRRADPMEVARRGHLRVLRSPDS from the coding sequence GTGGAGAGTCGTCGCGGCCCGCTCAAGAGTGCGGTACCGTCCAACGTCGTGAGCCCTGTACGTCGCTGTTCGCGCACCGCGTGCGGCCGCCCTGCCGTCGCGACACTGACGTACGTCTATGCCGATTCGACCGCGGTCCTCGGCCCGCTCGCCACCTACGCCGAGCCCCACTGCTACGACCTGTGCGCCGAGCACAGCGAGCGCCTCACGGCCCCGCGCGGCTGGGAGGTCGTACGGCTCGCGGACTGCTCCGCTCCCGCCAGGCCCAGCGGCGACGACCTCGAAGCCCTCGCCAACGCGGTCCGGGAAGCGGCCCGCCCCCAGGAGCGCGCCGCAGAGGCGGGCGGCGCGGGCGCCGGTCCCCGCCGAGCGGATCCGATGGAGGTCGCACGCCGCGGCCACCTTCGGGTACTGCGTTCGCCCGACTCCTGA